In Synechococcus sp. A18-25c, a single window of DNA contains:
- a CDS encoding sigma-70 family RNA polymerase sigma factor has protein sequence MISRSPSPSPSCKCQSNRHRRREARRALPQPILERNDAVLKHLGLAHLGAQRQLHRGDGERDDLVQEGRMGLIRALDRFEPARGHRLSSYAMPRITGEILHYRRDRLRTLRIPWRLNDLHAKGMKIQTDRQHRGQPALDASGLAHALGVTRQRWQQACMAHQHRHLLSLQAPQQATATTSQPVTTHLESLPARSKHHSDPQLTWLRTALKSLDPERRRWLCAHWIEGLSITAIARHERIDRRTLQRLLNDTLRDLRLQAVAATTEDQAARPKAWPNPQPRLSAAH, from the coding sequence ATGATCTCCCGATCACCATCACCATCACCATCGTGCAAATGCCAATCCAACCGTCATCGCCGTCGCGAAGCTCGTCGAGCTCTTCCGCAGCCAATTCTTGAACGCAACGATGCTGTTCTGAAGCATCTCGGTCTCGCCCACCTCGGTGCCCAGCGTCAACTCCATCGAGGCGATGGCGAGCGGGACGACCTCGTCCAAGAAGGGCGCATGGGACTGATTCGCGCCCTTGATCGCTTCGAGCCGGCGCGAGGTCATCGCCTCAGCAGCTACGCCATGCCACGCATCACGGGCGAAATCCTCCACTACAGGCGTGACCGCCTGCGCACCCTGCGCATTCCATGGCGCTTGAACGACCTCCATGCCAAAGGCATGAAAATCCAGACCGATCGACAGCATCGTGGTCAGCCAGCCTTGGATGCATCAGGCCTGGCCCACGCACTTGGGGTCACTCGCCAACGTTGGCAACAGGCCTGCATGGCTCACCAGCATCGTCATCTGCTGTCTTTGCAGGCACCGCAACAGGCAACGGCCACAACCTCCCAGCCAGTCACCACGCATCTCGAGTCACTCCCAGCCCGGTCTAAGCATCACAGCGACCCTCAGCTGACTTGGCTGAGAACAGCTCTGAAAAGCCTGGACCCTGAGCGCAGACGCTGGCTTTGTGCGCATTGGATCGAGGGACTGTCCATCACTGCGATCGCACGCCACGAACGCATCGATCGACGCACGCTGCAACGGCTCCTGAACGACACCCTCCGCGACCTGCGCCTGCAAGCGGTCGCGGCTACGACAGAAGACCAAGCGGCCAGGCCAAAAGCATGGCCAAACCCGCAGCCCAGGCTGTCTGCAGCCCATTAA
- a CDS encoding TIGR00297 family protein, translated as MLSASAAIPPQSISIWITALLLNAVLIGLAQRLPLLTPAGWCHAGILGTILWGALGWRGWLAVVAYLALGSLVTKLGFARKQDLGLAEARGGRRGPENVWGSALTGLVLALFIAIRVGPTQWLLMGFTASFAAKLADTFGSEIGKRWGRTTLLITSLRPVPPGTEGAVSLEGTAASAFGSLLMTLVMVGLGLLHSVEVAGVVVVVGFIATLLESLLGATGQGRWPWLSNELVNGLQTAWAAGLAMLLAWPLGLLS; from the coding sequence ATGCTTTCCGCGTCTGCGGCAATTCCCCCTCAGAGCATTTCGATCTGGATCACGGCGTTGCTGCTCAATGCCGTTCTGATTGGCTTGGCTCAGCGTCTTCCATTGCTGACGCCAGCGGGTTGGTGCCACGCCGGCATCCTCGGAACCATCCTCTGGGGAGCCCTCGGTTGGCGAGGTTGGCTGGCGGTGGTGGCGTATCTGGCCTTGGGCTCGCTCGTGACCAAGCTGGGTTTTGCTCGCAAGCAGGATCTCGGACTGGCGGAAGCCCGCGGCGGTCGTCGAGGGCCAGAAAATGTGTGGGGGTCGGCTTTGACCGGATTGGTGTTGGCCCTCTTCATTGCGATCCGCGTGGGGCCAACCCAGTGGCTTTTGATGGGTTTCACCGCCAGTTTTGCCGCCAAGCTGGCTGACACCTTTGGCAGTGAGATTGGTAAGCGGTGGGGGCGCACCACGCTGCTGATCACTAGCTTGCGACCGGTGCCGCCCGGGACGGAGGGTGCGGTGAGTTTGGAGGGGACGGCTGCCAGTGCCTTCGGCAGCCTGTTAATGACGCTGGTGATGGTTGGTTTGGGACTGCTTCATTCCGTTGAAGTTGCCGGCGTGGTGGTGGTGGTGGGGTTCATTGCCACCCTGTTGGAGAGCCTCCTAGGTGCTACTGGCCAGGGCCGTTGGCCCTGGCTCAGCAATGAGCTTGTTAATGGGCTGCAGACAGCCTGGGCTGCGGGTTTGGCCATGCTTTTGGCCTGGCCGCTTGGTCTTCTGTCGTAG